The following are encoded in a window of Methanosphaera sp. genomic DNA:
- a CDS encoding MFS transporter, protein MVFGTFGILSTELGFVGILPQIASYFNVTLDMAGLFISGFSFVIMIGSLVIPLIVGKCNRKHLFVLVLLFMSIFSFAGGLTHNFYVALACRIISAFFYPAYISIAFTVAGELVDPVDAPRAVSKVVMGFSAGEILGLPICTFFANHGGYPMAMFALGFLNLVSCIVTLLFFPSIEGHVDVNFKNQLKLSRKPILILSAIGVAVFSTGFCLYYNYAASFLQIISHITGEFITFTLLLGGVMSIVGSWLTGRLLVKIPGKTVIVAPVVICINLALLLLFATSGNMIFMIVLSALFGFFEGVFTNIIQYWIITAIPQASEFANGVFMSMLNVGVTLGAVIGGFLIADIGLMAIIPASIIIILLSIILFASRMYKFSKTTS, encoded by the coding sequence ATGGTATTTGGAACTTTTGGTATTTTATCAACTGAACTTGGTTTTGTTGGTATTTTACCCCAGATTGCATCATATTTTAATGTGACACTTGATATGGCAGGTCTTTTTATTAGTGGATTTTCTTTTGTTATTATGATTGGAAGTCTGGTTATTCCACTTATTGTGGGAAAATGTAATCGTAAGCATTTATTTGTATTGGTATTGTTGTTTATGAGTATCTTCTCATTTGCTGGTGGTCTTACACATAACTTTTATGTTGCTCTTGCATGTCGTATTATTTCTGCATTTTTTTATCCTGCATATATTTCTATTGCATTTACTGTTGCAGGTGAACTTGTAGATCCAGTGGATGCTCCTCGTGCTGTTAGTAAGGTTGTTATGGGATTTTCTGCTGGTGAAATTCTTGGTCTTCCTATTTGTACATTTTTTGCAAATCATGGTGGATATCCTATGGCTATGTTTGCTCTTGGTTTTCTTAATTTAGTGTCATGTATTGTGACATTATTGTTTTTCCCATCAATTGAAGGTCACGTTGATGTGAACTTTAAAAATCAGCTTAAGTTGTCACGAAAGCCTATCTTGATATTATCAGCTATTGGTGTTGCAGTCTTTTCTACAGGTTTTTGTCTGTATTATAATTATGCTGCATCATTTCTGCAGATTATTTCACATATTACAGGTGAGTTTATTACATTTACATTACTTCTTGGTGGTGTTATGAGTATTGTGGGTTCATGGCTTACTGGTCGTCTTCTTGTTAAGATTCCGGGAAAGACTGTGATTGTTGCACCTGTTGTTATTTGTATTAATTTAGCATTACTTTTATTGTTTGCTACATCTGGTAATATGATTTTTATGATTGTTTTATCTGCTTTGTTTGGTTTCTTTGAGGGTGTTTTTACTAATATTATTCAGTATTGGATTATTACTGCTATTCCTCAGGCTTCAGAGTTTGCAAATGGTGTATTTATGAGTATGCTTAATGTTGGTGTAACACTTGGTGCTGTTATTGGTGGTTTTTTAATAGCTGATATAGGTTTGATGGCAATAATTCCAGCATCAATTATTATAATATTATTATCCATTATTTTATTTGCAAGTAGAATGTATAAATTTAGTAAAACTACATCTTAA
- a CDS encoding manganese efflux pump MntP family protein translates to MDIVSVCVIAVALAMDAFSVSITKGFTQKNLTKAQWLYYGIFFGFFQFFMTVLGYLCGTTVSGFISSIASFVGFILLMIIGVNMIRESLTSDDEEITDNFSFKEVFILAIATSIDAFAVGLSFAILGSEVLIPSIIIGVTAFIISLIGVFIGAKLEDKIGKYLGDKVEIFGGVVLIIIAIKILIGL, encoded by the coding sequence ATGGATATAGTATCTGTATGTGTAATTGCAGTTGCTCTTGCAATGGATGCATTTAGTGTATCAATAACAAAAGGATTTACACAAAAAAATCTGACAAAAGCACAATGGCTATACTATGGAATATTTTTTGGATTTTTCCAATTCTTCATGACAGTTCTAGGATATCTATGTGGAACAACAGTAAGTGGATTTATATCATCAATTGCATCATTTGTAGGATTTATACTTCTAATGATAATTGGAGTAAATATGATACGAGAAAGTCTCACATCAGATGATGAGGAAATTACAGATAACTTCAGCTTTAAGGAAGTATTTATTCTTGCAATAGCAACAAGTATTGATGCATTTGCAGTAGGACTTAGTTTTGCAATACTAGGAAGTGAAGTATTAATACCAAGTATAATCATAGGAGTTACAGCATTTATAATCAGTCTTATAGGTGTATTTATAGGTGCAAAACTTGAAGATAAAATAGGAAAATATCTTGGAGATAAAGTGGAAATATTTGGTGGAGTAGTACTTATAATAATTGCAATTAAAATTCTTATAGGATTATAA
- the ribB gene encoding 3,4-dihydroxy-2-butanone-4-phosphate synthase translates to MNQETSIQRVETAIKYLQDKKGIIVTDDEDRENEGDIFYPAETVTEEQMAIMIRECSGIICLCMTDEDADRLELPLMVEENTSTYKTAFTITIEASEGVTTGVSAKDRVTTVRAAVADGAKPSDLNHPGHVFPLRARNGGVEERDGHTEANVDLMKLAGYKPMGVLCEVTNIDGTMARMPELEVISEKYDMPIVTIEDIKVYKQNMN, encoded by the coding sequence ATGAATCAAGAAACATCAATACAAAGAGTAGAAACAGCAATAAAATATCTTCAAGATAAAAAAGGAATAATTGTAACAGATGATGAAGATAGAGAAAATGAAGGAGATATCTTCTATCCTGCTGAAACTGTAACAGAAGAACAAATGGCAATAATGATACGTGAATGTAGTGGAATAATCTGTCTATGTATGACAGATGAAGATGCAGACAGACTAGAACTTCCACTAATGGTAGAAGAAAACACAAGTACATACAAAACAGCATTTACAATAACAATCGAGGCAAGTGAAGGCGTAACAACAGGAGTAAGTGCAAAAGATCGTGTAACAACAGTACGAGCAGCAGTAGCAGATGGAGCAAAACCATCAGATCTAAACCATCCAGGACACGTATTCCCACTAAGAGCAAGAAATGGTGGAGTAGAAGAAAGAGATGGACATACAGAAGCAAATGTAGATCTAATGAAACTTGCAGGATACAAACCAATGGGAGTACTATGTGAAGTAACAAACATAGATGGTACAATGGCAAGAATGCCAGAACTTGAAGTAATATCAGAAAAATACGATATGCCAATTGTAACAATAGAAGACATAAAAGTATACAAACAAAACATGAACTAA